In Panicum virgatum strain AP13 chromosome 4N, P.virgatum_v5, whole genome shotgun sequence, a single window of DNA contains:
- the LOC120671193 gene encoding uncharacterized protein LOC120671193, producing the protein MGNAISSAAAPALCAAFTALELVNLLAPQQGAGATAAAEASAIRGAVRAFLPLAAAAGFFTSVALIYRQLHHAGAAAAAGAGNPRLPELVTFTLCASAGFLQFVLFVLEAPGGVGHGAARALGLAALRALPAAATATFFLGILLIVVGHIRAGGEGGGGAVAGVLAKMAVGAAAGLFCLMATAICFV; encoded by the exons ATGGGGAACGcgatctcctccgccgccgctccggccctGTGCGCCGCCTTCACCgccctcgagctcgtcaaccTCCTGGCCCCGCAGCAGGGTGCCGGCGCCACGGCAGCCGCTGAAGCCTCGGCGATTCGCGGCGCGGTCCGGGCCTTCCTGCCgttggctgcggcggcgggcttcTTCACCTCCGTCGCGCTTATTTACCGCCAACTTCAtcacgccggcgccgcggccgctgcgGGCGCCGGCAACCCGCGCCTGCCGGAGCTCGTGACCTTCACCCTGTGTGCGTCGGCTGGGTTCCTCCAGTTCGTTTTGTTCGTCCTGGAGGCTCCAGGTGGCGTGGGTCACGGCGCGGCACGAGCGCTTGGTCTGGCTGCGCTCCGTGCCCTGCCCGCTGCGGCCACGGCGACCTTCTTTCTGGGCATCTTGCTCATAGTCGTCGGGCAcatccgcgccggcggcgagggtggcggcggcgccgtcgccggagtcCTCGCCAAGATGGCcgtcggagcggcggcgggactctTCTGCCTGATGGCCACTGCCATCTGCTTCGT TTAA
- the LOC120668738 gene encoding uncharacterized protein LOC120668738: MVSAYAASFADLFLAVTALELFSFLDAQTGAGTTASARAPLLAGAAAAAAGALFVATVAFMYHHMSRAAVPGAGAASRRLSGLFISALCASVGTLEYVLYVQESGGADRGALGLAALRALPAAATAAFFLGMMLIVVAHVRAGGEGGGGASAGVEPVQGPVRVLTNMAFGAAAPLVFLMAMATIHGAK; this comes from the coding sequence ATGGTGAGCGCCTACGCCGCCTCCTTCGCCGACCTGTTTTTGGCTGTCACCGCCCTCGAGCTCTTCTCCTTCCTGGACGCGCAGACGGGTGCGGGTACCACGGCATCCGCCCGAGCCCCACTGCttgccggcgcggcggcagcggcggcgggggccctCTTCGTCGCTACCGTCGCGTTCATGTACCATCACATGAgtcgcgccgccgtccccggggCCGGCGCGGCCAGCAGGCGGCTCTCGGGGCTTTTCATCTCCGCCCTGTGCGCGTCGGTTGGCACGCTCGAGTACGTCTTGTACGTGCAGGAATCCGGCGGTGCGGATCGCGGCGCGCTCGGCCTGGCCGCTCTCCGCGCGTTACCcgctgcggcgacggcggcgttctTTTTGGGGATGATGCTCATTGTCGTCGCACAcgtccgcgccggcggcgaaggaggcggtggcgccagCGCCGGAGTCGAGCCGGTCCAGGGGCCCGTGCGCGTCCTCACCAACATGGCGttcggagcggcggcgccgctggtcTTCCTGATGGCCATGGCCACCATTCACGGCGCCAAGTAA